AACCGCCCTGAAAGCGCTGAAAGACGAAAACGCCAACGTGCTGCTGGTGGATACCGCCGGCCGTCTCCAGATCGACGACGCCCTGATGGCGGAACTGGAAAAGATAAAAAAGGAAATCACCCCCGCCGAAGTGCTTTTTGTGGCGGACGCCATGACCGGCCAGCAGGCCGCCGACGTGGCGAAGGAATTCCACCGCCGCGTCAGCATCACCGGCGTGATACTGACCAAGCTGGACGGCGACGCCCGCGGCGGCGCGGCCCTTTCGATCAAGTCGGTCGTCGGCGCGCCGGTGAAGTTCACCGGTATCGGCGAAAAATTGGAGCAGTTCGAGGTTTTCCATCCGGACCGGATGGCGCAGCGTATCCTCGGCATGGGCGACCTGCTTTCCCTCATCGAAAAAGCGCAGGACGCCTCGGATGAGAAAGAGGCCGAGAAGCTGGGGAAGAAGATGGCCTCGGGCGATTTTGACCTGAACGACTTCATGAAACAGCTCAAGATGGTGAAAAAAATGGGGCCGCTGGATCAACTGATGGGAATGATCCCCGGCATGAAGGTGGCCAAAGACGCCAAGATCGACGACGGCGAACTCAAAAAAGTGGAATCGATCATCAGTTCCATGACCAAGGAGGAGCGCGGCAACCACCAGATCATCAATGCCGGCCGCAAGATACGCATCGCGGATGGCAGCGGCATGGAAGTGAGCGATGTGAACCGGCTGCTCAAGCAGTTCACCCAGATGAAGCAGGTTATGAAGAACATTAAAAAAGGGGGCATGCCCGGCATGCCGCAGATGCGGGGCCGGCCCGGTCTTTGATAAACCAGACGGATATACCGTTTTTTCAAGAGGAGTAAGGAACCATGGCAGTTATTATCAGGCTCTCCAGGCACGGGGCTAAAAGCAAACCCTTTTACCGCATCGTGGCGGCGGACAAGCGGTATTCCCGCGACGGACGCTTCCTCGAAATAATCGGCACGTACGACCCGCGCGAACGCAAAACGGTGATGGTGAAAGAAACCGCTGAAAAGTGGATCAAGACCGGCGCGCAGATGTCCGACACCGTGAAGAAAATCTTCGCGAAAGAAGGGGTCACGCCCGCTTCCGCGGCCGCGAAATAATGAAAGAACTGATCGAAACCATCGTCAAGGCCATCGTCGATAATCCCGGCGATGTGCAGGTGACGGAAATCGCCGGTGAAAACACCACCGTTATCGAGTTGCACGTCAACCCGTCCGACTTGGGCAAGGTGATCGGCAAACAGGGGCGCACCGCGCGCTCCATGCGCGCGCTCCTTGCCGCCGCCGCCACCCGCGAGAATAAGCGGGCGGTTTTGGAAATACTCGAGTAACTTGCCA
This portion of the Nitrospinota bacterium genome encodes:
- the ffh gene encoding signal recognition particle protein, whose protein sequence is MFEQLESRLSDAFKKIRGLSQLTDANMADALREVRLALLEADVNQDVVKSFIEKIRVEFSGNKVHKALNPAQQVVKIVHDELVQLLGGQQAGIAMNKKGPTVILMTGLQGSGKTTTTAKLGLHLKKEGYRPMLVSADIYRPAARDQLTILGQQLQIPVHHPAELNDPVKICKTALKALKDENANVLLVDTAGRLQIDDALMAELEKIKKEITPAEVLFVADAMTGQQAADVAKEFHRRVSITGVILTKLDGDARGGAALSIKSVVGAPVKFTGIGEKLEQFEVFHPDRMAQRILGMGDLLSLIEKAQDASDEKEAEKLGKKMASGDFDLNDFMKQLKMVKKMGPLDQLMGMIPGMKVAKDAKIDDGELKKVESIISSMTKEERGNHQIINAGRKIRIADGSGMEVSDVNRLLKQFTQMKQVMKNIKKGGMPGMPQMRGRPGL
- the rpsP gene encoding 30S ribosomal protein S16; this encodes MAVIIRLSRHGAKSKPFYRIVAADKRYSRDGRFLEIIGTYDPRERKTVMVKETAEKWIKTGAQMSDTVKKIFAKEGVTPASAAAK
- a CDS encoding KH domain-containing protein, with the protein product MMKELIETIVKAIVDNPGDVQVTEIAGENTTVIELHVNPSDLGKVIGKQGRTARSMRALLAAAATRENKRAVLEILE